The following are encoded together in the Salvelinus alpinus chromosome 37, SLU_Salpinus.1, whole genome shotgun sequence genome:
- the LOC139565904 gene encoding transcription termination factor 2, mitochondrial-like, whose amino-acid sequence MLRATTAFLCAYCQKRSVLTPHMGFSSSTLANKRPENQQTVDSLYDLSVDIRKVRKFKGWVLSENSVYVYETADLLRDMGADTASIARVLETHPEAILCRPEDVAAQRDLWSSVCPNRRELVGIIEKFPASFFTLTHHTNQRDNIRYLQSLRLSKRIIGKLMASAPQSFSRPVESNQEVIHMLRETYLDLGGDEGNLRLWFQKLLSQNPYILMRPAEAWRDSLGFLREKGFTTEELLVLVSSLRASIAELQPEAMQQALDYTQGVLVCSEDELREIVLRCPAVLYYSVPTLVGRFKGLLDVGVSMDQVREMPNVLELTTQIVLYRIQKLAS is encoded by the coding sequence ATGCTCCGTGCCACCACTGCCTTCCTGTGCGCCTATTGCCAGAAGAGGAGCGTCTTAACCCCTCATATGGGcttctcttcctctaccctcgCCAACAAGCGGCCAGAGAACCAGCAAACTGTCGACTCCCTTTATGACCTATCGGTGGACATCCGTAAAGTGCGTAAGTTCAAGGGATGGGTGCTGTCAGAGAACTCTGTGTACGTGTACGAGACGGCGGACCTGCTGCGGGACATGGGCGCTGACACTGCTTCCATTGCCCGTGTGCTGGAGACCCACCCCGAGGCTATCCTGTGTCGGCCCGAGGACGTGGCAGCTCAGCGGGACCTCTGGTCCTCCGTATGCCCCAACCGGCGTGAGCTGGTGGGCATCATTGAGAAGTTCCCTGCCTCCTTCTTCACGCTCACGCACCACACCAACCAGCGTGACAACATACGCTATCTCCAGAGCCTGCGCCTCAGCAAGCGCATCATCGGGAAGCTGATGGCCAGCGCCCCCCAGAGCTTCAGCCGGCCTGTGGAGAGCAACCAGGAGGTCATCCACATGCTGCGAGAGACTTACTTGGACCTGGGAGGGGATGAGGGAAACCTGCGCTTATGGTTCCAAAAGTTGCTCAGCCAGAACCCTTACATCCTGATgcggccggctgaggcgtggagGGACAGTCTGGGCTTCTTGAGGGAAAAGGGCTTCACCACAGAGGAGCTCCTGGTCCTGGTCTCCAGCCTCAGGGCCTCCATCGCAGAGCTGCAGCCTGAGGCCATGCAACAGGCTCTGGACTACACCCAAGGGGTGCTCGTGTGCTCTGAAGATGAGCTCCGGGAGATAGTCCTCCGCTGCCCTGCTGTACTGTACTACTCAGTGCCCACCCTGGTGGGCCGGTTCAAGGGGCTGCTGGACGTGGGGGTGAGCATGGACCAAGTGAGGGAGATGCCCAACGTGCTGGAGCTCACCACTCAGATTGTGCTCTACCGCATCCAGAAACTAGCCTCCTAG